From the Solibacillus sp. FSL R5-0449 genome, one window contains:
- a CDS encoding CoA pyrophosphatase, with translation MDLNHLKGQLAKPQPLFLGEDTAFRSAVLIPLVKKQGEWHILFEVRALTMRKQPGDISFPGGKIDETDESPLAAALRETHEELGIDQQSIELIGNLSPFVISPAFVVYPFIGIIEQSELNTFNKDEVEELFTVPLNWLLTHEPYVHYVPVEPKPPIDFPYDKIANGENYEWRSSRMEEWFYEYGKYTIWGLTARLLKHFIEKLK, from the coding sequence ATGGATTTAAATCATCTGAAAGGACAGCTTGCAAAACCGCAGCCTCTGTTTTTAGGGGAAGACACTGCTTTTCGGTCGGCCGTGCTCATCCCGCTTGTAAAAAAACAGGGCGAGTGGCATATTTTGTTTGAGGTGCGTGCGTTAACAATGCGCAAACAACCTGGCGATATTAGCTTTCCGGGCGGAAAAATTGATGAGACAGATGAATCGCCGCTCGCTGCAGCGCTTCGTGAAACACATGAAGAGCTCGGTATCGATCAACAGTCGATTGAACTAATAGGCAATCTCAGTCCATTTGTTATATCACCGGCTTTTGTTGTCTATCCGTTCATCGGGATCATCGAGCAGTCGGAACTGAATACATTTAATAAGGATGAAGTCGAAGAACTGTTTACAGTCCCGTTAAACTGGTTGCTGACGCATGAGCCGTATGTGCATTATGTTCCGGTTGAACCGAAGCCTCCGATTGATTTTCCGTATGATAAAATTGCGAACGGCGAAAATTACGAATGGCGTTCAAGCCGGATGGAAGAATGGTTTTATGAATATGGAAAGTACACAATTTGGGGTTTAACCGCACGATTGTTAAAGCACTTTATTGAAAAGTTAAAATAA
- a CDS encoding recombinase family protein, with translation MKKENLIIVYSRVSSAAQSLELQDAAAKRYLESIGLSGEENFITNLNDHDVSATKLKMNHRPNLMQLLALIKEGKVKTVVVYKRDRLARNFYEFVDITNIFIKYNVEVIYTASNEPPFKKKLALEAFYGMFAQMEGQNISSRTADARKQYPSNIFGYKRITNETNKPRYIINEDKKCLIESLFTDFSKVDNEEEFLDFLMLRRKGLKDPDKIIKILTNPFYSGHYASKSNYQVLTHADPIISLDLFLEVKTKIDTFKAYYIEKLADANRHILFSPLCGECGNIMKHRKENALDRGYFVCSAKHKRIHITVEEINHLVTQTVLNYVQTLLVPLVEKVIPKQVSVAQKMLQNDLKSTASKYLDTSLKICTHDGKAKSLISAYLEEIQALKNKYNDLEQDLLSLQQLSSQIKEVIQLLSQQNFNFNEQEIQRLIELFVANISAYETHLHINLFLSSFVKELDAS, from the coding sequence ATGAAGAAGGAAAATTTAATTATTGTTTATAGCCGGGTAAGTTCAGCTGCTCAAAGTCTTGAATTACAAGATGCTGCTGCTAAGCGGTATCTTGAGTCAATCGGACTTAGTGGTGAAGAAAATTTTATTACCAATTTAAATGATCATGATGTTTCAGCTACGAAACTAAAAATGAATCACAGACCCAACTTAATGCAATTATTGGCTTTAATTAAAGAAGGAAAAGTTAAGACAGTAGTTGTCTATAAACGGGACAGGTTGGCAAGGAACTTTTATGAATTCGTCGATATAACAAATATTTTCATTAAATATAATGTGGAAGTCATCTATACCGCTAGTAATGAGCCACCTTTTAAAAAGAAACTTGCCCTTGAAGCGTTTTACGGTATGTTTGCTCAAATGGAAGGTCAAAATATCAGTTCACGTACTGCGGATGCTCGGAAGCAATATCCATCAAATATTTTTGGATATAAACGAATTACTAATGAGACGAACAAACCACGTTATATTATTAACGAGGATAAGAAATGTTTAATTGAATCATTATTTACCGATTTTAGTAAGGTTGATAATGAAGAAGAGTTCCTTGATTTTTTAATGCTTCGAAGAAAAGGGCTAAAAGATCCAGATAAAATTATTAAAATTTTAACAAACCCATTTTATTCGGGGCATTACGCTTCAAAAAGCAATTACCAGGTGCTAACTCATGCGGACCCAATTATTTCATTGGATCTTTTCCTTGAAGTAAAAACAAAAATTGATACATTTAAAGCTTACTATATAGAAAAATTAGCAGATGCTAATAGACATATTTTGTTTTCGCCACTATGTGGTGAATGCGGAAATATAATGAAGCACCGGAAAGAGAATGCATTAGATAGAGGTTATTTTGTCTGTAGTGCTAAACATAAACGTATTCATATTACCGTTGAAGAAATTAATCATTTAGTAACACAAACTGTTTTGAATTATGTACAAACGCTTTTGGTACCCCTTGTAGAAAAAGTAATTCCAAAACAAGTGAGTGTTGCTCAAAAAATGTTGCAAAATGACTTAAAAAGCACAGCATCAAAATATTTAGATACTTCTTTAAAAATTTGCACACATGATGGAAAGGCAAAATCTCTAATTTCCGCCTATTTAGAAGAAATTCAAGCACTAAAAAATAAATACAATGATTTAGAACAGGACCTGTTATCTTTACAACAATTAAGTAGCCAAATTAAAGAAGTGATACAGCTATTGTCACAGCAAAATTTTAATTTTAATGAACAAGAGATTCAACGGCTCATTGAATTATTTGTTGCAAATATTTCCGCTTATGAAACGCATCTTCATATTAATCTGTTCCTATCATCGTTTGTAAAGGAGTTGGATGCATCATGA
- a CDS encoding DUF6414 family protein, which produces MRKIIYFDEGSATDILLIEHGGQISSINESEGTVSLKGEANGELSVGTSTGFLNIVKAAFSTKVSASVSHSKDTLATKTVTNTILTDFVALKEKLVRKKSIEILEGYKVTALKDSFAYMKMYAPYMKIFREGSEAVEGLRDLDLQNVDEILAAAKGYYEMVAYKDQEEIVLRFNINSFKNAYVLTDLPKMNLAFIAIEVGDCKKEELIMQNELSGEPPSVDTLNIQAIMGNNPPTQSGTSSKLKLYDVILAGVGEIQNENED; this is translated from the coding sequence ATGCGTAAAATTATATATTTTGATGAAGGTTCAGCAACAGATATTCTATTAATTGAACATGGTGGACAAATTTCTTCAATTAATGAGAGCGAGGGGACGGTTAGTCTGAAGGGGGAAGCCAATGGAGAACTTTCAGTTGGAACAAGTACTGGATTTTTGAATATTGTTAAAGCTGCTTTTAGTACAAAAGTAAGTGCTAGTGTTTCTCATAGCAAAGATACATTGGCAACTAAAACAGTCACAAATACAATTTTAACTGATTTTGTTGCCTTAAAAGAAAAATTGGTAAGAAAAAAATCAATTGAAATACTTGAAGGATATAAAGTTACAGCCTTAAAGGATTCTTTTGCATATATGAAAATGTATGCACCTTATATGAAAATATTTAGAGAAGGTTCAGAAGCAGTAGAAGGACTAAGAGATCTTGATTTACAAAACGTTGATGAAATTCTTGCAGCAGCTAAGGGCTACTATGAAATGGTTGCTTATAAAGACCAAGAGGAAATAGTTCTTCGTTTCAACATTAACTCATTTAAAAATGCGTATGTTTTAACAGACTTGCCTAAAATGAACTTAGCTTTTATTGCAATAGAAGTTGGTGATTGTAAGAAAGAAGAACTTATTATGCAGAATGAACTTTCAGGGGAGCCTCCTTCAGTCGACACTTTAAATATACAAGCTATTATGGGTAACAACCCTCCCACACAATCGGGTACAAGTTCAAAGTTAAAACTATATGATGTTATTTTAGCTGGAGTAGGTGAAATTCAGAATGAAAATGAAGATTAA
- a CDS encoding DGQHR domain-containing protein, with product MEIKAFKYIQENQLYLSTVLPFKHVNEIAKPLIYHKDNPLGYQRQLDKKHYYDLARKLLTGEVTLPTAIVLGVSEEFIKQFIDINQEESIVDFPISQLLQSEEPMFSVVDGQHRLAALELAATKNSNLLDYSLNIIILVNKDIDRIKEIKVFTDINSKAKKITTDLTLLAEYNYRLHYLPSISQQEILDHVGVEVAYNLNELKHVSLVNIWFGAIKVDVTSNVNSGIIGVAAFKNSLNPLIKTFIEAKGYDRIFISPTIDQIQSISIELTEFLVRAWEITYRHWPMAFTNDDNESRFNSNFYIQKTTGVNALHQIMMECIKRDRVNTLESYQEILLKSPIKYEDWKAKGPFSGLTSKSGFNKAVGIILSKDPKEFWEEKN from the coding sequence TTGGAGATTAAAGCGTTTAAATATATTCAAGAAAATCAATTATATTTAAGTACTGTTTTACCGTTTAAACATGTAAATGAAATTGCTAAACCATTGATATATCATAAAGATAACCCCTTAGGATATCAAAGACAATTAGATAAAAAACATTATTATGATTTGGCTAGAAAATTACTAACAGGTGAAGTTACGTTACCTACAGCTATTGTACTTGGAGTTAGTGAGGAATTTATAAAACAATTCATTGACATAAATCAAGAAGAATCAATAGTCGATTTTCCAATTAGCCAGTTATTACAATCTGAAGAACCTATGTTTAGTGTTGTTGATGGACAACATAGGTTAGCAGCATTAGAATTGGCTGCTACTAAAAATAGTAACTTATTAGATTATAGTTTGAATATAATTATCTTAGTAAATAAAGATATAGACCGTATTAAAGAGATTAAAGTTTTTACAGATATAAATTCTAAGGCTAAGAAAATAACTACAGATTTAACGTTATTGGCAGAATATAATTATAGACTTCACTATTTACCAAGCATTAGTCAGCAGGAGATACTAGATCATGTGGGCGTAGAGGTTGCATATAATCTTAATGAATTAAAGCATGTTTCTCTTGTGAATATATGGTTTGGGGCAATTAAGGTAGATGTAACATCAAATGTGAACTCTGGAATTATAGGAGTAGCAGCATTTAAAAATTCTTTAAATCCATTAATTAAAACGTTTATAGAAGCTAAAGGCTATGACAGAATTTTTATATCTCCCACAATTGATCAAATTCAAAGTATATCAATAGAACTAACTGAATTTTTAGTGCGAGCATGGGAAATAACATATCGACATTGGCCTATGGCTTTTACAAATGACGATAATGAATCTAGATTTAATAGTAATTTTTATATTCAAAAAACCACAGGGGTTAATGCATTACATCAAATTATGATGGAATGTATCAAAAGAGATAGAGTTAATACTTTAGAGAGCTATCAAGAAATACTTTTGAAAAGTCCAATCAAATACGAAGATTGGAAAGCAAAAGGACCTTTTTCCGGATTAACATCAAAATCTGGTTTTAATAAAGCGGTGGGAATTATATTAAGTAAGGATCCTAAAGAATTTTGGGAGGAAAAGAATTAA
- a CDS encoding transposase has protein sequence MTKYNEEFKLLVVQEYLSGSLGYRAIAKKYGIGATPLRKWVRAYKEFGCSGLSVKKTKQSYSVNLN, from the coding sequence ATGACTAAATATAATGAAGAATTTAAATTGTTGGTGGTTCAAGAATATTTAAGTGGTTCACTAGGATATAGAGCGATAGCGAAAAAATATGGTATCGGTGCTACACCGTTAAGGAAATGGGTACGTGCTTATAAAGAGTTTGGATGTAGTGGCCTATCTGTTAAGAAAACGAAGCAGTCTTATTCTGTTAATTTAAATTAG
- a CDS encoding carboxypeptidase M32, with protein MQQTFINYVKKMQNYSEALSVIYWDMRTGAPRKGLEQRAEVIGTLSAELFALQTSDELGKLLSELQNEKLDFVTQRLYEEVKKEYDESKKIPAEEFKAYTILKAKSEAAWEEAKEKSDFQIFLPYLKEVIDYQKRFVQYWGIKNGSAYNTLLDKYEPNMTTDTLDELFGELKATIVPLVKAIGESKNKPDTSLLFKHFPKSGQHAASLELLKQLGYDFEAGRLDETVHPFMIGLNSGDIRITTKYDENDFRSAVFGTIHECGHALYEQNIDASLNGLPLSTGASMGIHESQSLFYENIIGRNESFWKHHYAILQKHSPEQFGDVPADEFLKAINFSEPSLIRIEADELTYPLHIMIRYEIEREIFNGDLQAEDLPRVWNEKYEEYLGIRPQNDAEGVLQDMHWSDGSFGYFPSYALGFMYAAQWKHAMDQDIPNFDELCERGELAPIKDWLTDKVHQFGALKKPNELIMEGTGEPLSAKYLADYLQEKYTKLYNL; from the coding sequence ATGCAACAAACTTTTATTAATTATGTGAAGAAAATGCAAAACTATTCAGAGGCGCTTTCCGTTATTTATTGGGATATGCGTACAGGGGCTCCTCGAAAAGGGTTGGAGCAACGTGCGGAAGTAATCGGAACATTGTCCGCAGAATTATTTGCTCTTCAAACGAGTGACGAACTGGGAAAATTGCTGTCTGAGCTTCAAAATGAGAAATTGGACTTTGTGACGCAACGTCTGTATGAAGAAGTTAAGAAAGAATATGACGAGTCTAAAAAGATACCAGCTGAAGAATTTAAAGCTTATACGATTTTAAAAGCAAAATCGGAAGCAGCTTGGGAAGAGGCAAAAGAAAAGTCGGATTTTCAGATTTTCCTGCCGTACTTAAAAGAAGTAATCGATTATCAGAAGCGGTTTGTTCAGTACTGGGGTATTAAAAATGGTTCTGCCTATAATACATTATTGGATAAATATGAACCGAATATGACGACGGATACGCTTGACGAGTTATTCGGTGAGCTGAAGGCAACAATCGTTCCTTTAGTAAAGGCTATCGGTGAATCAAAAAACAAACCGGATACTTCTCTATTATTTAAACACTTCCCGAAAAGCGGACAACATGCTGCTTCACTGGAATTATTGAAACAGCTTGGCTACGACTTTGAAGCTGGCCGTTTAGATGAAACGGTCCATCCTTTCATGATCGGTTTAAACAGCGGAGATATTCGGATTACGACAAAGTATGATGAAAATGATTTCCGTTCTGCTGTTTTTGGCACAATTCATGAATGCGGACATGCTTTATATGAACAAAATATTGATGCTTCATTAAACGGCCTGCCATTATCTACAGGTGCTTCAATGGGAATTCATGAATCTCAATCACTGTTTTATGAAAATATTATTGGACGGAACGAAAGCTTCTGGAAACATCATTACGCTATTTTACAAAAGCATTCTCCGGAACAATTTGGGGACGTACCTGCTGATGAATTTTTAAAAGCGATCAATTTCTCAGAGCCTTCGTTAATACGGATTGAGGCAGACGAGCTTACTTACCCGCTTCATATTATGATTCGCTATGAAATTGAGCGAGAGATTTTCAATGGGGACTTACAGGCGGAAGACTTACCGCGCGTTTGGAATGAAAAATACGAAGAATATTTAGGGATACGTCCACAAAATGATGCAGAAGGTGTACTGCAAGATATGCACTGGAGTGACGGCAGCTTTGGCTACTTCCCAAGCTACGCGCTGGGCTTCATGTATGCTGCGCAATGGAAACATGCAATGGATCAGGACATTCCAAACTTCGATGAGCTTTGCGAACGCGGAGAATTAGCTCCTATTAAAGATTGGCTAACAGATAAAGTCCATCAGTTCGGTGCATTGAAAAAGCCGAATGAGTTAATTATGGAAGGTACCGGTGAACCGCTTTCCGCAAAATACTTGGCCGACTACTTACAGGAAAAATATACAAAGCTTTATAATCTGTAG
- a CDS encoding recombinase family protein: MKRVWCLFRVSKKQQVSTDDDIPMQKNSCHEFVKSKTNWIITNELYEKGVSGWKKTVNERDEMAILKEGALNKEFDVLLVFMFDRLGRREDETPVMVNFLVQNDIEVWSVKEGQRKIESHTDKLLNYISFWLSDGESQKTSIRVKEAKKQLSEQGYFQGGSPPIGYKIVETAEQHWKNKERRVKELVPDEDESEMIKLIYKLYVNKHMGYRKIADYLNENGYRNRDGKVFIVSTIQRILSNSIYIGLKRYKNAVGGTQPFNEKLRIIPDELFNQAEQIRNTRSSNINEQDKSAIPRAGKLLFAGMAYCKYCGSKLTPNYLYRNSKYNNKDGFYKNTIYRYKCPLNKGKLYCDHQQNIWGGKKFDTLIINKIKFIFSQFELRSFLDTSKNTKADLLKIKERNVYNLEKEYLALTKQQEKLNLEIGKTLIGESSFTTEQLSAAINVIDKQTEEKLSQLNSLKEELERERENYSDVNYLANELDNWVQKFNEADDDLKKAMLSRIIDKVYLGKNEIEIELNIWLSDYFEGKFD; this comes from the coding sequence ATGAAACGAGTTTGGTGTCTTTTTCGAGTATCTAAGAAACAACAAGTAAGTACAGATGATGATATACCGATGCAAAAAAATTCTTGTCATGAATTCGTTAAAAGCAAAACTAATTGGATAATAACAAATGAGTTATACGAAAAAGGAGTATCCGGTTGGAAAAAAACAGTTAACGAACGAGATGAAATGGCAATCCTAAAAGAAGGCGCATTAAATAAAGAATTTGACGTATTATTGGTCTTTATGTTCGATCGTTTAGGTCGAAGAGAAGATGAAACACCAGTAATGGTAAACTTTTTAGTTCAGAACGATATCGAGGTCTGGTCTGTAAAAGAAGGCCAAAGAAAAATTGAATCTCATACTGATAAGCTTCTAAATTATATAAGCTTTTGGCTATCCGATGGTGAAAGTCAAAAAACTTCAATTAGGGTAAAAGAAGCAAAAAAACAACTTAGTGAACAAGGATATTTTCAAGGTGGCTCCCCCCCAATTGGATACAAAATTGTGGAAACAGCTGAGCAACATTGGAAAAATAAAGAACGTCGAGTTAAAGAATTAGTGCCAGATGAAGATGAATCAGAAATGATTAAGTTGATTTATAAGTTATATGTAAACAAACATATGGGTTATAGAAAAATTGCGGACTACTTAAATGAAAATGGATATCGTAATAGAGATGGTAAAGTTTTTATAGTGAGTACCATCCAGAGAATATTATCAAATTCAATTTATATTGGATTAAAGCGGTATAAAAATGCTGTAGGTGGAACTCAGCCATTTAATGAAAAGTTAAGAATTATTCCAGACGAGTTATTTAATCAAGCTGAGCAAATAAGAAATACTAGGAGTAGTAATATTAATGAACAGGACAAATCCGCAATACCAAGAGCAGGGAAATTACTGTTTGCAGGGATGGCATATTGCAAATATTGCGGTTCAAAGCTTACCCCTAATTATCTCTATAGGAATTCAAAATATAATAACAAAGACGGCTTCTATAAAAACACCATTTACCGATATAAATGTCCTTTAAACAAAGGTAAGCTATATTGTGATCACCAGCAAAATATCTGGGGCGGGAAAAAATTTGATACACTAATTATTAATAAGATAAAATTTATCTTTTCACAATTTGAATTAAGGTCCTTTCTTGATACAAGCAAAAATACGAAAGCTGATTTGTTAAAGATAAAGGAACGGAATGTTTATAACCTAGAAAAAGAGTATTTAGCTTTAACAAAGCAACAAGAAAAATTAAACCTTGAAATTGGGAAAACTTTAATCGGGGAAAGTTCTTTTACTACTGAACAGTTATCAGCAGCTATTAATGTAATAGATAAACAAACAGAAGAAAAGTTATCACAATTAAATTCTTTAAAAGAGGAATTAGAAAGAGAGAGAGAGAACTATTCCGATGTAAATTACCTGGCAAACGAATTAGATAACTGGGTGCAAAAGTTCAATGAAGCAGATGATGATCTAAAAAAAGCAATGCTCTCAAGAATAATTGATAAGGTTTATTTAGGGAAAAATGAAATAGAAATCGAACTAAATATATGGTTATCAGATTACTTTGAAGGGAAATTTGATTAG
- a CDS encoding recombinase family protein → MNNNETSKLIKASAYLRYSDKKQDSNNSLEIQKSRIQVLVERENLHITNWRVDKATSAFRNNISKREGIQLILEDIANGAEAICFYEESRITRSITDFYNEIYITIKQQYPHVKFFSTQGDGEWNPDDPIVQAKLVFAAEESEVKSDRATDAQMNLLTREQPKRPGSRTPAGYVMENGVLHPNEDAIVVELIYYLASWGHSHNIIAQFLNQCAITTEKITFWNSSTIGYILSNRVYTGDLAWNVRTSYEISKPKPDKDIELLKNVHSPIINPTISHLVKQINDLKNHYGTMSTPFYLRSIIKCKSCDAYLIAKDQSPQGKPGAYRIYKCSECNNNVPLLPVHEVVLNDLLKKWNNQFNTISTSSRKQLKQWSTKLKKTKDRIKQQRKLTLLNEKMLASDITNSTLLSEAFHTAKQHLEEELTYISETMEEIDLLLNSDYLIVTLKEMLNHSFKDFSDTELRVFILLFFDEVKINFEKNNEIQISYRLSPFVSLENSTG, encoded by the coding sequence ATGAATAATAATGAAACTTCGAAATTAATAAAAGCATCAGCATATCTTCGGTATTCCGATAAAAAACAAGATAGCAATAACTCTTTAGAAATTCAAAAGAGCCGAATCCAAGTATTAGTTGAAAGAGAAAACCTACACATTACTAATTGGCGAGTAGATAAGGCAACTAGTGCATTTCGGAATAACATTAGTAAACGAGAAGGTATTCAACTTATTCTTGAAGATATAGCCAATGGAGCAGAAGCAATCTGCTTTTACGAGGAATCTCGAATCACTCGAAGTATCACTGATTTCTATAATGAAATTTATATTACTATTAAGCAGCAGTATCCTCATGTAAAATTTTTTAGTACGCAAGGCGATGGCGAATGGAATCCAGACGACCCAATTGTTCAGGCTAAGCTAGTCTTTGCTGCAGAAGAATCAGAAGTTAAGTCTGACCGCGCCACTGATGCTCAAATGAACCTGTTAACTCGTGAACAACCAAAACGCCCAGGTTCCCGTACCCCTGCAGGTTATGTTATGGAAAATGGTGTTTTGCATCCCAATGAAGATGCAATAGTAGTAGAATTAATCTATTATCTGGCAAGTTGGGGGCATTCTCATAACATTATTGCTCAATTTTTAAATCAATGCGCTATCACAACTGAGAAAATAACGTTTTGGAATAGCAGTACAATTGGTTATATCCTTTCCAACCGTGTTTATACAGGTGACTTAGCTTGGAATGTAAGAACAAGCTATGAAATCAGTAAACCAAAACCTGACAAAGATATTGAGTTATTAAAAAATGTACATTCTCCAATCATTAACCCAACAATTAGTCATTTGGTGAAACAAATAAACGATTTAAAAAACCATTATGGAACAATGAGTACACCCTTTTATCTTCGTTCCATTATTAAATGTAAGAGTTGTGATGCTTATTTAATAGCCAAAGACCAATCGCCTCAAGGGAAACCTGGGGCATATAGAATTTATAAATGCTCAGAATGTAATAATAATGTTCCGTTACTCCCTGTTCATGAAGTTGTTTTAAATGATCTACTGAAAAAATGGAATAACCAATTCAACACTATTAGTACTTCATCTAGAAAACAGCTTAAACAGTGGTCTACTAAACTTAAAAAGACTAAGGATAGAATAAAGCAGCAACGCAAATTGACACTCCTTAATGAAAAAATGTTAGCAAGTGATATAACAAATTCAACACTATTATCTGAAGCGTTTCATACTGCAAAGCAGCATTTAGAAGAAGAATTAACTTATATCAGTGAGACAATGGAAGAAATTGATTTACTACTTAATAGTGATTACCTAATAGTCACTTTAAAGGAAATGCTAAATCATAGTTTTAAGGATTTTTCAGATACAGAATTAAGGGTTTTTATCCTATTATTTTTTGATGAAGTAAAAATTAACTTTGAAAAAAATAATGAAATTCAAATTAGTTACCGTCTCTCCCCATTTGTTTCTTTAGAAAATTCAACTGGTTAA
- a CDS encoding AAA family ATPase: protein MKMKIKIIYGPTKEFNSKIPTKDTISLSEMVRWSDARRSNPIEDELIGTYRYLTVTTEEYGGVTDAFIERFIISILIYQNYLGYTEILLHNPPNSIYNQIQIYKDHFKLSIQHWSYPKTTKNALKLIKENFDEKILGQSQVKTEVLTALYDLTNNQDSKPKIIMLYGPPGVGKTETAYFINQAINEDNNILRKQFSMFHNDSFYSYIFGDRTNSFAKDLIDRESNIILLDEFDKCNKVFFSAFYQVFDEGIYEDKYYKVNLQNAIILCTSNYVSEADIRKNLGEAIFSRFDSFIGFQQFPDIIKEKLIDRIYGEEINKYSEEEIEIISKSNIPDLLKQHLSVINNARDIRRYLKQMIATPLIEYI, encoded by the coding sequence ATGAAAATGAAGATTAAAATTATTTATGGTCCAACCAAAGAATTTAACTCGAAAATTCCAACTAAAGATACTATAAGTCTTTCTGAAATGGTCAGATGGAGTGATGCTCGTCGTTCCAATCCAATTGAAGATGAATTAATTGGAACCTACCGTTATCTAACGGTTACTACTGAAGAATATGGTGGAGTAACAGATGCCTTTATTGAGAGATTTATCATAAGTATTTTGATTTACCAAAATTATTTGGGATACACTGAAATTCTCCTTCATAACCCACCTAATAGTATTTATAATCAAATCCAAATTTATAAAGATCATTTTAAACTATCAATTCAGCATTGGTCCTATCCAAAGACAACTAAAAATGCACTAAAATTAATTAAAGAAAATTTTGATGAAAAAATTTTGGGTCAATCACAGGTGAAAACAGAAGTTTTAACTGCATTATATGATCTAACAAACAATCAAGACTCTAAACCTAAAATAATTATGTTATATGGTCCTCCCGGTGTAGGGAAAACTGAAACAGCTTATTTTATTAATCAAGCTATTAACGAAGATAATAATATTCTTAGAAAGCAATTTTCTATGTTCCATAATGATAGTTTTTACAGCTATATTTTCGGCGACAGAACCAATTCATTTGCTAAAGATTTAATTGATAGAGAATCCAATATAATTTTATTAGATGAATTTGATAAGTGTAATAAGGTTTTCTTTAGTGCTTTTTATCAAGTATTTGATGAAGGTATTTATGAGGATAAGTATTATAAGGTTAACTTACAAAATGCAATTATTTTGTGTACTTCAAATTACGTATCAGAAGCTGATATAAGAAAAAATCTTGGAGAAGCTATATTTTCTCGATTTGATTCCTTTATAGGATTCCAACAATTCCCTGATATTATAAAAGAAAAATTAATTGATAGAATATATGGTGAAGAAATTAATAAATATTCAGAAGAAGAAATTGAAATTATTTCAAAAAGTAATATTCCAGACTTATTAAAACAACACTTATCTGTTATAAATAATGCGCGAGATATAAGAAGGTATCTTAAACAGATGATAGCCACTCCGCTAATTGAATATATATAG
- a CDS encoding ABC transporter ATP-binding protein has translation MTYLEVKNVTHHFFKEQQVATALEDVNFTVNSGEFVSFLGPSGCGKSTLLSLLAGLLKPTTGSIDFAESDVEIGYMLQQDFLFPWKTIEDNVALGLKLLKKEEDRAIVDELLEQFELAHTKKLYPQQLSGGMRQRIALARTLAVKPTLLLLDEPFSALDFRSKLSLENFVSDTLKQFSTTTILVTHDISEAIAMSDKVFIFSPRPGTIVKSFIIPQEVRELTPFEARNAPAFQVLFQEIWKELDSDEY, from the coding sequence ATGACTTATTTGGAAGTAAAAAATGTTACCCATCATTTCTTTAAAGAACAGCAAGTGGCAACAGCTCTTGAAGATGTAAATTTTACAGTTAATTCAGGAGAATTTGTCTCCTTTTTAGGTCCGAGCGGCTGTGGGAAATCCACACTGCTCTCTTTACTGGCAGGCTTATTGAAACCAACAACCGGTTCGATTGATTTTGCCGAATCGGATGTTGAAATCGGCTATATGCTTCAGCAGGACTTTTTGTTTCCATGGAAAACAATCGAAGACAATGTCGCACTCGGATTGAAACTGTTAAAAAAAGAAGAAGATCGCGCAATTGTTGATGAATTGCTCGAACAATTCGAATTGGCCCATACAAAAAAGCTTTACCCGCAGCAGCTTTCAGGGGGGATGCGCCAACGTATTGCGCTTGCCCGTACACTTGCAGTGAAACCAACATTACTTTTACTTGATGAACCGTTTTCTGCGCTCGATTTCCGGTCCAAACTATCACTTGAAAACTTTGTATCGGATACATTAAAGCAATTTTCAACGACGACTATTTTGGTAACGCATGATATTAGCGAAGCCATTGCGATGAGTGATAAAGTATTTATCTTTAGCCCTCGTCCGGGGACTATCGTGAAAAGCTTCATCATTCCACAGGAAGTTCGTGAACTGACACCATTCGAAGCAAGAAATGCCCCTGCTTTCCAAGTACTATTCCAGGAAATATGGAAGGAGCTTGATTCGGATGAATATTGA